ATGGAGCTGCGGACGCACAGCGCCAAGGCGGACGACCCGGCGACGATCGTCTACACCTCGGGCACCACCGGCCGCCCCAAGGGCTGTGTGCTCACCCACCGCAGCTTCTTCGCGGAGTGCGGCAACGTGGTGGAGCGGCTGAAGCCCCTCTTCCGTACGGGCGAGTGCTCGGTGCTGCTGTTCCTGCCCGCCGCGCACGTCTTCGGCCGGCTGGTCGAGGTGGCCTCGGTGATGGCCCCGATCAAGCTCGGCTGTGTGCCGGACATCAAGAACCTCACCGACGAGCTGGCCTCGTTCCGGCCGACGCTGATCCTGGGCGTGCCCCGCGTCTTCGAGAAGGTCTACAACGCGGCCCGCGCCAAGGCGCAGGCGGACGGCAAGGGCAAGATCTTCGACCGGGCCGCCGACACGGCGATCGCCTACAGCCGCGCTCTGAGCACCCCGGGCGGCCCTTCGCTGGGGCTGAGGCTCAAGCACAAGCTCTTCGACAAGCTGGTCTTCGGGAAACTGCGCGCGGTGCTCGGCGGCCGGGGCGAGTTCGCGATCTCCGGCGGCGCTCCGCTGGGCGAGCGGCTCGGCCACTTCTACCGGGGCATCGGCTTCACGGTCCTGGAGGGCTACGGCCTGACCGAGACCTGCGCGGCGACCGCGTTCAACCCGTGGGACCGGCAGAAGATCGGCACGGTCGGCCAGCCGCTGCCCGGTTCGGTCGTGCGGATCGCGGACGACGGCGAGGTGCTGCTGCACGGCGAGCACCTGTTCACCGGTTACTGGAAGAACGAGTCGGCCTCGGCCGAGGCGCTGGCCGACGGCTGGTTCCACACCGGGGACATCGGCACGCTCGACGAGGACGGCTACCTCGCGATCACCGGCCGCAAGAAGGAGATCATCGTGACGGCGGGCGGCAAGAACGTCGCCCCCGCGGTGATCGAGGACCGCATCCGCGCGCACGCCCTGGTCGCGGAGTGCATGGTGGTCGGCGACGGCCGTCCGTTCGTCGGCGCGCTGGTCACGCTGGACGAGGAGTTCCTGGGCCGCTGGGCCGAGGAGCACGGCAAGCCGGCCGGCTCGACGGCCCTGTCGCTGCGCGAGGACGCGGAGCTGCTGGCCGAGGTGCAGCGGGCGGTGGACGACGGCAACGCGGCGGTCTCCAAGGCCGAGTCGGTGCGCAGGTTCCGTATCCTGCCCGCCCAGTTCACCGAGGAGGCGGGCCACATCACACCGTCGCTGAAGCTGAAGCGGAACGTGGTGGCGAAGGACTTCGCGGACGAGGTGGAGTCGATCTACCGCACCTGAGCGGTGTGACGCGTACGGAGGGGCCCGCGCCTGGTGATCAGGCGCGGGCCCCTTGGTCGTACGGCGTGTTCACAGCAGGGTCTTGAGCTTCTCCGCCAGCAGGTCCCAGCGCCACTTCTCCTCGACCCAGGCCCGGCCGCGCTCCCCCATCCGCTGCCGCAGCTCCGGGTCCCCGAGCAGCGTCACGATCCGGTCCGCCGCCTCCTCGGCGCTGCCACCGCGCACCACCCATCCGGTCTCGCCGTCGAGCACCGCGTCCGGGGCGCCGCCCGAGTCGCCGGCCACCACGGGCAGCCCGGTCGCGGACGCCTCCAGGTAGACGATCCCGAGTCCCTCCACGTCGAGGCCGCCGCGACGGGTGCGGCAGGGCATCGCGAAGACGTCCCCGGCGCCGTAGTGCGCGGGCAGCTCGGCCCACGGCACCGGACCGGTGAAGCGCACCGAGTCCTGCACCCCGGTCCGGGCCGCGAGCCGCTCCAGTTCCTCGGCGTACGGTCCGCCGCCGACGATCAGCAGCACCGCGTCCGGGATCCGCGCGAGGATCGCGGGCATGGCCAGGATCAGCGTGTCCTGGCCCTTGCGCGGCACCAGGCGGGAGACGCAGACGACCACGGGGCGGTCGGAGAGCCCGAGGCGGGCCCGGACCCGGTCCCCGCCGGACGCCGGGTGGAAGGTCTTCTCGTCGACGCCGGGCGGCAGTTGGACCATGCGCCCGGCGGCCTCGGGAGTGAGGGCCCCGGCGATCCGGGAGCGGGTGTACTCACCGAGATAGGTGATCGTGTCCGTGCCCTCGCCGATCCGGCGCAGCAGTTGTCGGGAGGCGGGCAGTTGCGCCCAGCCCGCCTCATGGCCGTGGGTGGTGGCGACGAGCCGCCGGGCGCCCGCGCGGCGCAGCGCCGGGGCCATCAGGCCGAGCGGGGCGGCGGCGCCGAACCAGACGGAGGTGCAGCCGTGTTCACGCAGCAGACCGGCGGCCCGGCGGGTGACGCGCGGGGTCGGCAGCAGCATCGTCGTCCGGTCGCGGACCACGGGGAAGGGCTGTTCGGCGTCGAAGGCGGCGGTGGCCGCCGCGCCCTCCTCGCCGCGCTTCCAGGTGGAGGCGTAGACGACGACCCGGTCGGGATCCAGGCGCAGCGCCATGTTGTGCAGGAACGCCTGGATGCCACCGGGGCGGGGCGGGAAGTCGTTGGTCACGATCAAGGTCTTGTCCATCGTCGCCGACAGTACCGAACGGCCGCGCTTCACCGCTGACGCGCTCTCCCGACGGCATCATGAGCCGCCGGGAACCCGGCCGGGCACGAGCGACGAGGAGGCGGCGATGGCGGGAGCAGGACCCATCGGCGCCGGGCCGTGGCCGTACGCCCTGTGGGCGCTGACCCGGGCCTGGCTGCTGGCCTGCGTGTTCAAGGTGTTCACGGTGCCCGGACCGGACGTCACGGTGGACGTGTCGGTGATCTACCGGAGCTGGTACGAGGTGCTGCTCACCGGCACGTATCCGCTGGACGACGTCACCTGGCAGTACCCGCCCGGGGCGGCCCTGGCGATCCTCTCCCCCGCCCTGCTGCCGTTCCTGGAGTACGCGACCGCGTTCTTCGTGCTGGTGCTGCTCTGCGACGCGCTGGTGCTGGGGCTGCTGCTGCACGCGGGGCGGCGGCCGGGCACAAGGGCGGCGGGCGCGTGGGTGTGGATCGCGGGGGTGCCGCTGCTGGGTCCGACGGTCTACGCCCGCTACGACCTGATGGTGACGGCGGTGGCGGTGGCCGCGCTGCTGGCGGGGGTGCGCCGGCCCCGGGCGCTGGGGGCGCTTGCGGCGTTCGGGGCGCTGCTGAAGGGCTGGCCGGTGCTGCTGCTCGTGGGGGTGCGCAAGGGGCGTTGGACGCGGGCCGCGTGGACGTCGGCGGCGCTGACGGCGGCGGGGCTGGCGGCGGCGTTCGCGCTGTGGATGCCAGGGGCGTTCGCGTTCCTGGCCTTCCAGCGGGACCGGGGCACCGAGGTCGAGTCCCTGGGGGCGCTGGTCTTCCACATCGCGCGGCATTTCGGCTGGGAGGGGCGGGTGGAGCTGCGCTACGGCTCGCTGGAGTTCCTCGGCCCGCACGTGGAGCTGGTGTCGACGCTGGCGCTGGGGCTCGGCGTCCTGGCGCTGGGCTGGCTGCTGCTGTGGCGGCTGCGGGCCCGGACGTTCGCCGCGCACACCCCGGCCGAGGCGGCGTTCACGGCGGTGCTGCTGTTCACGGTCACCAGCCGGGTGATCAGCCCGCAGTACGTGGTGTGGCTGGTCGGACTGGCCGCGGTGTGCCTGGTGTTCCGCGGGGCGGCGATGACGCTTCCGGCCGTCCTGGTGCTGGTGGCGGCGGGGGTGACGCTGCTGGAGTTCCCGGTCGGCTTCGGCCGTGTGGTGGCGAGCGACGCGTGGGGCGTGACGCTCCTCCTCGTACGGAACGGGCTGCTGGTGGCGGCCTCGCTGGTCGCGGCGCGGCGGCTGTGGCGGTCGACGGTGCCGGGGAGGGCGCGTGAGGAGGGCGCCCCGCTCGCGGGCGGGGGTCAGCCGAGCCGGGTGGCGAGGTAGTCGCGCCAGTCGGCGGTGAACTGCTCGGAGGTGGTGTCGAGCACCGCCTTCATCGCCTGTTCCACCGCTCCCTCGCGTCCGTCGTGCGCTCCGACGGTCTCGTAGAAGGCGATCAGCTTCTCCTTGCCCCACCGCTCCGCGATCAGCTCGCAGGCCAGCCAGCCGCCCTCGTAGGCCGCCGCGAGCTTCGCGGGGTCGCCGTCGAAGCCGAAGTCCGGGTCGGCGGGGAGTCCGGCGGGGGTCCGGCCGCCGCGGACGGCCTCGGCCAGCTCCGGGGCGATGGTGTCGGCGGCCCGGTCCTCGCCCCGGTAGGCGGTCCAGTCGGCGAAGCCCTCGGAGAGCCAGACCGGGGTGGCGGTGGAGGTGCTGGTCCGGGTGGCGACATGGGTCGTCTCATGGGTCAGGACGATCCGCTGTCCGAAGCTCCCCAGGGTGGCGTACGCCTGCGGGTTGACGATCACCCGGTCGGCGATGGCCGGGCGCTCGCCGGTGCCGCCGACCTCGCCGGTGGTGACGGCGGCGATGCCCCGGTAGCTGGCCTCCGGGGAGCCCAGCAGTCCCGCCATGTCCTCGACGGAGTCCGGGACGAGGACGACCACCCGGCGGGTCCAGGGGCGCGGCCAGGCGTCGGAGACGGCCGGTACGGCGAGGTCCACGGTGTCGGCGACCTGGCGCAGCTCCCCGGCGCTCCGGCCGACGCCCAGGACGATGCTGTGGGCGCCCTCGACGACCTCGACGTCCCCCTGCTGCCACAGCTGCCCGGAGGCGCCCTTGGCGGGCCGGTCGGCGGTGATGTACCAGCGATCGCCGTCGCGCATCAGCTCCAGGACGCGGCGGGTGGCGGCCGGGGCGGTGTCGTACCCGTCGATGCGGTAGCGCAGCTCCACATCGGCGGTGGCCCACTGCCCGTCCTGCTCGGTGATGTCCTCGACGTCGTAGCTCCAGGACTTGAACGGCACGTCGGCGAGCCGGTCCAGCTCGGTGCGCTGGGCGGCCCGCAGCTTCGCGGCGTCCGGGGCGATGCCCTCGACGTACCCCGCCGAATCGTGGGCGAGGACGGCCGCGGCGCGGCGCTCCAGGGCGGCGTCGAGGACACCCTCGGTGAGCACGGTGTCCGGGTCCGCGGGGGCCGTGCAGGCGGACGCGGTCAGCAGCGCGGCGAGCGACAGGCCCGCCGCACACCGGCGTCCCCGGGGGCGTCCCCCTCGCGCGTCACGTCCTCGTACGGCCACCCTGCCGATCGTACGGTCAGATCCGGGTCACCGAGGAGACGGGCATCATGCCGACCGGATCGTAGCGGACCGGGGCGCCCGGGTAGGGGGCGTGGATGACCTGGCCGTTGCCGACGTACATGCCGATGTGGCTGGCGTCCGCGCGGTAGGCGACCAGGTCGCCCGGCTGCGCCTGGGAGAGGGGCACCATGCGGCCCGCGTGGCGCTGGGCCTGGGAGGTGCGGGGCAGGCTCACCCCGGCCTGGGCGTAGGCCCACTGCATCAGGCCGGAACAGTCGAATCCCGAGGGCCCGTTGGCGCCCCAGACGTAGGGTCTCCCGAGCGCCCGGTGGGCGGCGGCCACGGCGGACATCGCGCGGGCCGAGCCCGGGGCGACGCCGGAGAGGTCGGGCGGTCCCTCACGGCCGGAGCGCGAGGCCCGCGCGAAGGTGGCGCGTTCCTCCGGCGGCAGCGACTCCAGCAGCCGGCGGGCCTCACGGAGCTTGCCCTCGACGGCCTGCTTGTGGCGCGTGACGGCGGCCCGGTTGCGCTCCAGCTCGGTCAGGGCGCGGGTGGTCTCCGCGCGGGTCTGGGCGAGCCGCCGCTGCGCGTGCCGCAGCTTGTCCAGGGTCAGCGCCTGGCGGGCGCCGGCCCGGTCGAGGGCGGCGGCCCGCTCCAGGTAGGTGTCGGGGTCGGCGGAGAGCAGCAGGGCGAGCGCCGGGTCGATGGAGCCGGTGCGGTACTGCGCGCCCGCCATCGCGCCCAGCACGTCGCGCATCCGGTTGACGCGCTCCTGGCCCCGGGCCGTGGCGTCCTGGGAGCGGTCCGCCTCGCCGCGCAGCCGGTCGACGCGCTCCCCGGCCTCGTTGTAGCGCTCGGTGGCCTGCTCCGCCTCCCCGTAGAGGCGGTCGACGGCTGCCTTGGCGTTCTCCCGGGTGTCCTTCGGGTCGGCGCTCGCCGGGGCCCCGGTCAGCGTCGCGGCCACGGTGGCGGCGGCCGCCGAGATGACCGTGACCCGGACGCCTCTGTTGAAGCCGGACTGTGTGGAACGGCGATGGGACACCACAGGAAGCCGCACTCCCTTCCGCTGACGCGGTAGTGCGCAGCCCCTGCCGCCCGGGCGGGCGGACGGTGACCGGGAGCTGCGCGGCAGCCAGACAGTAATCGGGCGACTACGCACCGGCAAAAGACCGCGCCGGTGGCGGCGTCGGGGCAAACACCGCCGCCCCGCCGGTGACCTCGGGTCTCCGGCGGGGCGGGGCGTCAGTGCGGTGTGCGGCGATTCCCTCGTTCGGGCGCGCCGCGGGCATGCCGTGACGTCAGATGCGGACGCCGAACTGGAAGGTGCCCATGTAGTCCATCGACTCGTAGCGGACGACGGTGCCCGGCTTCGGGGCGTGCAGGATCTGGTTGTTGCCGGCGTAGAAGCCGACGTGCGACAGGCCGTTGAAGAAGACCAGGTCGCCCGGCTTGAGCTGGCTGCGGCCGATCTTCTGGCCGTCGTTCTGCTGGGTGTACGTGGTCCGGGTGATGGAGACGCCGGCCTGGGCGAAGGCCCACTGGGTCAGCCCGGAGCAGTCGTAGGAGTTGGGGCCCGAGCCACCGGGGACGTACGGCTTGCCGATCTGGGTGGCCGCCGCGCTGAGGGCGGCGGCTCCGCGACCGGACGCGGGGGCCTCGTTGCCGAGTTCGACCCGGTCTCCGGCGGCGCGGCTGGCGCGCTGCTCCTCCTGGACCATCTTGGCGCGCTCGGCCTGGGTCAGCGTGTTGAGCAGCTGCTGGGCCTCGGCGAGCTTGTCCTGGGACTTCTTCTTGTTCGCGCCGAGCGCCTTGCGGACGTCGGCGAGGTCGCCGAGCTTGTCCTGGGCTTCCTTGCGCTGCTGGGCGAGGGTGCGCTGCTTGGACTGGATCTTCTGCAGCGACTCCGTCTGCTTGACCGTCAGCTGGTCGAGCGCGGAGGCCTGGTCGAGGAAGCTGTCCGGGTCCGAGGCGAGGAAGAGGGCCACGGAGGGGTCGATGCCGCCGGAGCGGTACTGCGCGGTGGCGATCGAACCGAGTTCGGTGCGCAGCGTGTTGAGCTCGGCCTGGCCGCGGGCGACCTTGTCCTGGAGCGCGTCGACTTCCTTCTTCAGGTTGTCCTGCTGCTCCTTGGCCCCGTTGTACTTCTCGGTGGACTCCTCGGCCTCGTGGTAGAGCTTGTCGACCTCCGCCTTGACCTCGCTCTTGCTCGGCTTGGGGTCGGCATGTGCGGCCTGGGAGGTCAGGGCCACGGC
The nucleotide sequence above comes from Streptomyces sp. NBC_01116. Encoded proteins:
- a CDS encoding glycosyltransferase 87 family protein, coding for MAGAGPIGAGPWPYALWALTRAWLLACVFKVFTVPGPDVTVDVSVIYRSWYEVLLTGTYPLDDVTWQYPPGAALAILSPALLPFLEYATAFFVLVLLCDALVLGLLLHAGRRPGTRAAGAWVWIAGVPLLGPTVYARYDLMVTAVAVAALLAGVRRPRALGALAAFGALLKGWPVLLLVGVRKGRWTRAAWTSAALTAAGLAAAFALWMPGAFAFLAFQRDRGTEVESLGALVFHIARHFGWEGRVELRYGSLEFLGPHVELVSTLALGLGVLALGWLLLWRLRARTFAAHTPAEAAFTAVLLFTVTSRVISPQYVVWLVGLAAVCLVFRGAAMTLPAVLVLVAAGVTLLEFPVGFGRVVASDAWGVTLLLVRNGLLVAASLVAARRLWRSTVPGRAREEGAPLAGGGQPSRVAR
- a CDS encoding glycosyltransferase family 4 protein, encoding MDKTLIVTNDFPPRPGGIQAFLHNMALRLDPDRVVVYASTWKRGEEGAAATAAFDAEQPFPVVRDRTTMLLPTPRVTRRAAGLLREHGCTSVWFGAAAPLGLMAPALRRAGARRLVATTHGHEAGWAQLPASRQLLRRIGEGTDTITYLGEYTRSRIAGALTPEAAGRMVQLPPGVDEKTFHPASGGDRVRARLGLSDRPVVVCVSRLVPRKGQDTLILAMPAILARIPDAVLLIVGGGPYAEELERLAARTGVQDSVRFTGPVPWAELPAHYGAGDVFAMPCRTRRGGLDVEGLGIVYLEASATGLPVVAGDSGGAPDAVLDGETGWVVRGGSAEEAADRIVTLLGDPELRQRMGERGRAWVEEKWRWDLLAEKLKTLL
- a CDS encoding long-chain fatty acid--CoA ligase; this translates as MREFSLPALYEVPTDGNLTDLIRRNAAQHPDVAVMSRKVAGVWTDVSATQFLAEVRAAAKGLIASGVQPGDRIALMSRTRFEWVLLDFAIWSAGAVTVPVYETSSAEQVQWILGDSGAVAVLVESEAHAASVASVRDALPDLAHVWQIDAGAVEALGEAGAEVSDETMELRTHSAKADDPATIVYTSGTTGRPKGCVLTHRSFFAECGNVVERLKPLFRTGECSVLLFLPAAHVFGRLVEVASVMAPIKLGCVPDIKNLTDELASFRPTLILGVPRVFEKVYNAARAKAQADGKGKIFDRAADTAIAYSRALSTPGGPSLGLRLKHKLFDKLVFGKLRAVLGGRGEFAISGGAPLGERLGHFYRGIGFTVLEGYGLTETCAATAFNPWDRQKIGTVGQPLPGSVVRIADDGEVLLHGEHLFTGYWKNESASAEALADGWFHTGDIGTLDEDGYLAITGRKKEIIVTAGGKNVAPAVIEDRIRAHALVAECMVVGDGRPFVGALVTLDEEFLGRWAEEHGKPAGSTALSLREDAELLAEVQRAVDDGNAAVSKAESVRRFRILPAQFTEEAGHITPSLKLKRNVVAKDFADEVESIYRT
- a CDS encoding NlpC/P60 family protein gives rise to the protein MVSHRRSTQSGFNRGVRVTVISAAAATVAATLTGAPASADPKDTRENAKAAVDRLYGEAEQATERYNEAGERVDRLRGEADRSQDATARGQERVNRMRDVLGAMAGAQYRTGSIDPALALLLSADPDTYLERAAALDRAGARQALTLDKLRHAQRRLAQTRAETTRALTELERNRAAVTRHKQAVEGKLREARRLLESLPPEERATFARASRSGREGPPDLSGVAPGSARAMSAVAAAHRALGRPYVWGANGPSGFDCSGLMQWAYAQAGVSLPRTSQAQRHAGRMVPLSQAQPGDLVAYRADASHIGMYVGNGQVIHAPYPGAPVRYDPVGMMPVSSVTRI
- a CDS encoding NlpC/P60 family protein; this translates as MASHRRPKQPSRARVTVLTATAAAAVALTSQAAHADPKPSKSEVKAEVDKLYHEAEESTEKYNGAKEQQDNLKKEVDALQDKVARGQAELNTLRTELGSIATAQYRSGGIDPSVALFLASDPDSFLDQASALDQLTVKQTESLQKIQSKQRTLAQQRKEAQDKLGDLADVRKALGANKKKSQDKLAEAQQLLNTLTQAERAKMVQEEQRASRAAGDRVELGNEAPASGRGAAALSAAATQIGKPYVPGGSGPNSYDCSGLTQWAFAQAGVSITRTTYTQQNDGQKIGRSQLKPGDLVFFNGLSHVGFYAGNNQILHAPKPGTVVRYESMDYMGTFQFGVRI